One genomic region from Rosa rugosa chromosome 1, drRosRugo1.1, whole genome shotgun sequence encodes:
- the LOC133726622 gene encoding uncharacterized protein LOC133726622 translates to MEEMRSYDLQVLQRNRGLGEDMLLIRLTLFKATAGQFNSSSYEECHRVAVRRYGISFSDMKRYLSSSSWNENGFTRKISETLTSMGVPHDLLPAIFQTLSQVVEAAVSAHHIDVGVCETTYLGDGEGAGAGAGGGDVGGGGGVGVGGVVVLGVRVGGGGVGGGDGGVVGDVGGAVRAGDGDVGGGGVGDVRGVVGDGDVRGVGGDVGGAVGVRGRGVGGMIPAIKSSIDGLEQVTVDITIITHSPSCSICLEDFAAFVDYQQEPITRLPADIIIMYIALCSGWSSATYVLSADTKCQLKMINQIEEGAKPALLIDQNSTPMACQESNLLEDYHRKHP, encoded by the exons ATGGAAGAGATGCGTTCTTATGACCTTCAAGTGTTGCAAAGAAACCGAGGCTTGGGGGAGGACATGCTTCTCATCAGACTAACGTTGTTCAAGGCAACAGCCGGCCAATTTAACAGCAGTTCTTATGAAGAATGTCATCGAGTAGCTGTAAGACGTTATGGGATCAGTTTTTCAGATATGAAGCGGtatttatcatcatcatcatggaaTGAAAACGGGTTTACACGAAAAATATCTGAAACTCTTACAAGCATGGGTGTCCCTCATGATTTACTGCCGGCTATTTTTCAAACATTGTCTCAGGTGGTTGAGGCGGCCGTCTCTGCCCACCATATTGATGTGGGTGTTTGCGAAACCACTTACCTCGGGGACGGGGAGGGCGCGGGCGCGGGCGCGGGCGGTGGAGATgttggaggtggaggtggagttggagttggaggTGTTGTAGTTTTAGGTGTACGTGTAGGTGGTGGAGGTGttggaggtggagatggaggtgtaGTTGGAGATGTTGGAGGTGCTGTTCGAGCTGGAGATGGAGATGTTGGAGGTGGAGGTGTTGGAGATGTTAGAGGTgtagttggagatggagatgttAGAGGTGTAGGTGGAGATGTTGGAGGTGCTGTTGGAGTTAGAGGCAGAGGTGTAGGTGGAATGATTCCTGCGATTAAATCATCAATTGATGGTTTGGAGCAAGTGACAGTTGATATTACTATTATCACACATTCACCCTCGTGTTCTATTTGTTTGGAGGATTTTGCAGCTTTTGTAGATTATCAACAAGAACCGATTACTCGGTTGCCTGCGGACATCATTATCATGTACATTGCATTGTGCAGTGGCTGGAGTTCAGCCACCTATGTCCTCTCTGCCGATACCAAATGCCAACTGAAGATGATCAATCAAATTGAGGAGGGAGCCAAGCCAGCATTGCTCATTGATCAAAACAGCACCCCTATGGCATGCCAAGAG AGCAACTTGTTGGAGGATTACCACAGAAAACATCCTTAA